The genomic interval CCACATCACCTTTATCGACTGGGATCGTCGCAGCGGTGAACGCGTCACCGAGTTTGATTTCTGATAGGGAATCTTCTCTTGCCTCAGTATTCCGTTGTCATACCCGTTTACAATAGCCTGAATAGTTTAGGTGATTTGACGGATCGCCTTACAGCGGTCTTTAGCGGTCTTGACGCGTCCTTTGAGTTGGTCTACGTCGATGATTGCAGTCCAAACCCTAAGACTTGGCCTAAGCTCCTAGAATTAAGTGCTCAGCCCAATGTCCGTGCTATTCGCCTGACACGCAATTTTGGACAACAGGCTGCAACTATTTGTGGCCTGGAGCACGCTCTTGGTGACTGGGTCATTACCATGGATGACGACGGTCAGCACGCACCAGAGGACATCCCGAAGTTGATTCAAGAGCGCAATCACGATGTGGTGATTGGCCAACTTCAGGAAAAAAAACATACCCTGAGCAAAAGATTCTTCAGTTGGGTGAAGGCTCGATTTGATCGAATTATTCTGGATAAGCCAAAAGGGCTTCGCCTTTCTGCGTTCCGGCTGATTCGTAGAGAAACCGTGGAGAATATGCTTCAATTGGTTCGAACTCCGTACCCGTTTCTACCGGCCATGATGTTTTACGTCACTAAGGATATTGTCGGGGTTCCCGTGGGTCACTTTGACCGTTCCGAGGGAAAGACAGGGTATACGCTCCGGAGCATGTTCCGGTTGTTCAAGAACTTGCTTATCAACAACTCAAGCCTGCTCTTAAGGTATATCGGTAACCTAGGTATCACCATAGCACTCTTTAGCTTTGTGCTTGGGATTTACTTCATCTATAAAAAGCTATTCTTTGACATCGAGACTGTGGGATGGACCTCGGTCATTGTCAGCGTTCTCTTTATCGGAGGGCTTGTGTTGTTTACTTTGGGCGTTCTCGGCGAGTACCTCATTCGCATTATTAACACCGTTGAACGGCGTCCCTTGTATATCGTGCGCGAAGAAGTTGGCAAAAACGCCTAGTTCTACTTTTTCCCCTTCATTTTGTCGAGTAATGCGCCTGTAGTCTGTTTGGTGACCTCCTTGTATTTGACAAAATCAGCTTTTCCCAATACCCCTTGAA from Cryomorphaceae bacterium carries:
- a CDS encoding glycosyltransferase family 2 protein, which produces MPQYSVVIPVYNSLNSLGDLTDRLTAVFSGLDASFELVYVDDCSPNPKTWPKLLELSAQPNVRAIRLTRNFGQQAATICGLEHALGDWVITMDDDGQHAPEDIPKLIQERNHDVVIGQLQEKKHTLSKRFFSWVKARFDRIILDKPKGLRLSAFRLIRRETVENMLQLVRTPYPFLPAMMFYVTKDIVGVPVGHFDRSEGKTGYTLRSMFRLFKNLLINNSSLLLRYIGNLGITIALFSFVLGIYFIYKKLFFDIETVGWTSVIVSVLFIGGLVLFTLGVLGEYLIRIINTVERRPLYIVREEVGKNA